One window of Salmo salar chromosome ssa11, Ssal_v3.1, whole genome shotgun sequence genomic DNA carries:
- the LOC106561917 gene encoding oxidoreductase HTATIP2 has protein sequence MAHDLKTLAEDFRQKNKSCFILGVSGETGKELLKEIVERKLFSKITVIGRRQLTFEGEAYENLVQEVVDFEKLNDYAAAFQGHDVGYCCLGTTKAKAGADGFIRVDHDYVLKSAELAKAGGCSHFNLESSKGADKTSGFLYLKVKGQVEADIEPLGFERYSIYRPAVLMVDRQESRPAEWFARKVLGPISSMFPTAMSIPIQSVTKAMVANTLIPAGDKVEILENKAIYDLGKAPEK, from the exons ATGGCACACGACCTGAAAACACTGGCAGAGGACTTCAGACAGAAGAATAAAAGTTGTTTTATCCTTGGTGTCTctggagagacaggcaaagagttaCTCAAAGAGATTGTGGAGAGGAAGCTCTTCTCGAAGATCACTGTCATCGGAAGGCGGCAGCTCACATTTGAAGGCGAAGCGTATGAGAACCTG GTGCAGGAGGTGGTGGACTTTGAGAAACTGAATGACTATGCTGCAGCATTCCAAGGGCATGATGTTGGCTACTGCTGCCTGGGAACGACCAAAGCCAAAGCAGGGGCT GATGGATTCATCCGCGTTGACCATGACTATGTCCTGAAGTCAGCGGAGCTCGCCAAGGCAGGAGGCTGCTCACACTTCAACCTAGAGTCTTCTAAAGGGGCTGACAAAACCAGTGGTTTTCTCTATCTCAAAGTGAAG GGACAAGTGGAGGCAGACATTGAACCGTTGGGCTTCGAGAGGTACTCCATCTATCGCCCTGC GGTGCTGATGGTCGACAGGCAGGAGAGCCGGCCTGCTGAATGGTTTGCCAGGAAGGTCCTGGGCCCTATTTCCTCCATGTTTCCCACAGCGATGTCCATCCCCATCCAATCAGTGACCAAGGCCATGGTGGCCAACACACTGATCCCTGCAGGGGATAAAGTGGAGATCCTGGAGAATAAAGCCATCTATGACTTGGGGAAGGCCCCAGAGAAATGA
- the LOC106561916 gene encoding transmembrane protein 208, with protein sequence MAPKGKVGTKGKKQIYEGNEATLKFYTRVILGANAIYTALNLLVFYSSSTFWTWFALVFALAVYVGSYRSMTAMAKAVFGEDGSLLDGGIDLNMEQGMAEHLKDVILLTAILQVLSTISSYFWYLWLLAPARAMFLLWVNFLGPWFSAETPGAAPEEVNEKKQRRQERRQMKRF encoded by the exons ATGGCG CCCAAAGGTAAGGTCGGTACTAAAGGCAAGAAGCAAATCTACGAGGGTAATGAGGCGACACTCAAGTTCTACACCAGAGTAATCTTGGGAGCCAAC GCGATATACACTGCGTTAAACCTCTTGGTCTTCTATAGCTCTTCAACGTTTTGGACATGG TTTGCACTGGTGTTTGCGCTAGCAGTGTATGTGGGCAGTTACCGCTCCATGACTGCCATGGCCAAAGCAGTGTTTGGTGAGGATGGGAGTCTACTGGACGGAGGAATAGATCTGAACATGGAGCAGGGGATGGCAGA GCATCTGAAGGATGTTATCCTGCTAACTGCCATATTACAAGTGCTCAGCACCATCTCCTCCTACTTCTGGTACCTTTGGCTGCTG GCCCCGGCCCGTGCAATGTTCCTGCTGTGGGTGAACTTCCTAGGCCCCTGGTTTTCGGCCGAGACCCCTGGTGCCGCCCCAGAGGAGGTGAATGAGAAGAAGCAGAGACGACAGGAGCGCAGACAGATGAAGAGATTCTAA